One window of Hoplias malabaricus isolate fHopMal1 chromosome 16, fHopMal1.hap1, whole genome shotgun sequence genomic DNA carries:
- the adamtsl3 gene encoding ADAMTS-like protein 3, with translation MRREDVSMMLKVLFWSKLLSESVPVEAKLPWLKQAQELEETKVATEDPTFIPGPWSSCSVPCGLGVQKRWVKCRVLLSFTQTEVDLPDEECDGDKPELQRPCSSGPCPGALPPPRWPPEPRHLPTQGYVWEYRGFSACSASCAVGAQAALVRCVRAGTEEAVEEVLCDESRRPAAVVRICNPQPCPARWEVSGWSPCSESCGVGLQTRSVSCVKSVGGNITEPAEWSECGGVRPPELQACNQHHCPPAWETEEWQQCSQACVRGTQWRKVHCRQRLAGGSFRKLPDDECHGAKPATHQPCTHTHCLQPHLDGGEWSKCSVSCGKGIQRRESVCRRLTMAGQLVTLDKSACSGLQPPPLIRSCRMSPCSKHKYAKKRCPQVLGLKRIYIQTRQEKRLSFTIGGRAYLLPKTSIVIKCPVRHFPKAQIRWEKNGQVLQTSKRLSITKSGALRIYNLETGDIGQYRCWANQASDIFILKLIGHDNRLLEHPDGKDLEKELNNDGSTNFQSKEGGYVSAKCQEQEESPLVKILKPGQRWIQKNELYLDEGEPKKDAKALGNYLLASTSGSDSLLSASSGAFSLEPSRFEELMRNISQLSESRDVTDDLASHFVGKLMEEMATAQASSDKGSASVGKHLDRTPNSSERSGTNHLKSRAVIVRPKQHASAISFHRDLRVNISRTAYITNATHSLTLLCPAQGSPPPTISWSKDGKPLGERASWDSSGGLHITNPGAGDTGVYRCTATNDMGTDSETTRVLLAQPPAVRASSRNISDPRSASLRTPVGGRVTVRLGANLTLDCPVTGVPQPLVTWHRLEGSLSWNSVPLQNGSLLLQNLSLQDDGTYTCVAANPLGKAASSSLVHVTALGASSGHQEMGRKRVVMASRIGTVISITPGDVLRIGCPVVPSHRRPVKWTFKNHTLEQAAGLQYNGRVLEINTRSEGFEGRYGCQTHTNNQLISAWIQVHSQEFEWRFSEWSVCSASCGNRGSQVRKAQCVDADGQETNPAYCQNRPKPVTKPRPCNVQNCPPSWASTVWSRCSSWCGGGVRQRQVWCQRVEASGTVRVRPSEECGGSSRPEEREECVSETCAEWVTGSWGQCSGRCLGPAVSTQRRTVFCRNLNASNSNPNCDIKQRPSSVRNCTSEMCDVHWRVLPWRRCTASCGSGFQSRKVECIHRDNNKTLPDLHCAWQPRPVTWQHCNITSCGGECKDTTHYCEVVKRLKLCPVEPYTQRCCQSCSHSAS, from the exons agTCTGTACCTGTTGAAGCTAAGCTGCCATGGTTAAAACAAGCTCAGGAGCTGGAGGAGACCAAAGTGGCCACAGAGGACCCAAC GTTCATCCCGGGCCCCTGGTCGTCCTGCAGCGTGCCGTGTGGACTCGGGGTGCAGAAGCGCTGGGTGAAGTGCAGAGTGCTGCTGTCCTTCACTCAGACGGAGGTGGACCTTCCGGACGAGGAATGTGACGGAGACAAGCCTGAGCTGCAGAGACCCTGCAGTTCTGGCCCCTGCCCCGGGGCCCTGCCGCCCCCACGCTGGCCCCCAGAGCCCCGGCACCTCCCCACTCAGGGCTATGTGTGGGAGTACAGAGGGTTCTCTGCCTGCTCTGCCTCCTGCGCTGTGG GTGCGCAGGCGGCGCTGGTCCGGTGTGTGAGGGCGGGGACGGAGGAGGCAGTGGAGGAGGTTCTGTGTGATGAGTCTAGGAGACCCGCCGCCGTGGTCCGGATCTGTAACCCTCAGCCATGTCCTGCCAG atgGGAGGTAAGCGGCTGGTCTCCATGTTCAGAGTCATGCGGTGTTGGCCTACAGACGCGAAGTGTGTCGTGTGTAAAGTCTGTAGGGGGGAACATCACTGAGCCAGCGGAGTGGTCAGAGTGTGGGGGGGTCAGACCCCCAGAGCTACAGGCCTGCAACCAGCACCATTGCCCCCCGGCCTGGGAGACAGAGGAGTGGCAGCAG tgcTCTCAGGCATGTGTGAGGGGAACTCAGTGGAGGAAGGTTCACTGCCGGCAGCGTTTGGCTGGAGGGAGCTTCAGGAAACTTCCAGATGATGAGTGTCATGGAGCTAAACCTGCTACACACCAaccgtgcacacacacacactgcctacAGCCACATCTGGATGGAGGAGAGTGGTccaag TGCTCTGTGAGCTGTGGTAAAGGGATCCAGAGGCGAGAGTCTGTGTGTCGGAGACTCACCATGGCAGGGCAGCTGGTTACTCTCGACAAATCGGCCTGCAGCGGCCTTCAACCCCCTCCACTCATCAGAAGCTGCCGCATGAGCCCCTGCAGCa AGCACAAGTACGCCAAGAAACGCTGCCCTCAGGTTCTGGGCCTGAAACGCATCTACATCCAGACGAGGCAGGAGAAACGGCTGAGTTTCACCATCGGTGGACGGGCTTATCTTCTTCCAAAGACGTCCATAGTCATCAAGTGCCCAGTACGCCACTTTCCCAAAGCCCAAATCCGCTGGGAGAAGAACGGGCAGGTCCTTCAGACCTCCAAACGTCTGAGCATCACAAAGTCTGGAGCTCTGAGGATTTACAACCTAGAGACTGGAGACATCGGGCAATATCGCTGTTGGGCGAACCAGGCCTCGGACATCTTCATTCTGAAACTAATAGGCCATGATAACAGGCTTCTGGAACATCCTGATGGGAAGGACTTGGAGAAGGAGTTGAACAATGATGGATCCACGAATTTCCAGAGTAAGGAGGGGGGTTACGTTAGCGCAAAGTGTCAGGAGCAGGAGGAATCGCCTCTTGTCAAGATTCTGAAACCAGGTCAAAGATGGATTCAGAAAAACGAGTTGTATCTAGACGAAGGAGAACCTAAGAAGGACGCAAAGGCTTTAGGCAACTATCTTCTGGCCTCCACTTCAGGCAGTGACTCCCTGCTGTCAGCATCTTCAGGAGCTTTCTCCCTGGAACCCTCTCGGTTTGAGGAACTGATGAGGAATATCAGCCAGCTCTCAGAGAGCAGGGATGTTACGGATGATCTTGCCTCCCACTTCGTTGGCAAACTGATGGAGGAGATGGCCACAGCCCAGGCCTCCTCAGATAAGGGATCAGCATCTGTGGGGAAACATCTGGACAGGACTCCAAACTCCTCTGAACGCTCAGGAACGAATCATTTGAAAAGCAGAGCGGTCATAGTGCGTCCTAAGCAGCATGCGTCCGCCATTAGCTTTCACCGGGACCTCAGGGTCAACATCAGCCGGACCGCTTACATAACGAATGCCACCCACAGCCTCACACTTCTTTGTCCGGCTCAGGGGAGCCCTCCGCCCACCATTTCCTGGAGCAAAGATGGGAAACCACTGGGAGAAAG GGCATCATGGGACAGCTCAGGAGGGCTGCACATCACTAACCCTGGCGCCGGAGACACAGGAGTTTACAGGTGCACTGCCACAAACGACATGGGAACAGACTCGGAAACCACACGAGTGCTGTTGGCCC AGCCTCCTGCCGTCAGGGCCTCGTCGAGGAACATCTCTGACCCCCGCAGTGCCAGCCTGAGGACACCAGTAGGGGGCAGAGTTACTGTCCGATTAGGAGCCAACCTCACGCTGGACTGTCCAGTAACAG GTGTTCCTCAGCCGTTGGTGACCTGGCACCGTTTGGAGGGCTCCCTGAGCTGGAACAGCGTTCCCCTCCAGAATGGATCCCTGCTGCTGCAGAACCTCTCGCTGCAGGATGATGGCACTTACACCTGCGTAGCAGCAAATCCTCTCGGGAAGGCAGCGTCCTCCAGCCTCGTCCACGTGACCG CACTAGGGGCATCGTCTGGGCACCAGGAGATGGGCAGGAAGCGAGTGGTGATGGCGTCTCGGATCGGGACAGTCATCAGCATCACGCCGGGGGACGTCCTCAGAATCG GCTGTCCAGTTGTTCCCAGTCACAGGAGACCAGTTAAATGGACCTTTAAGaaccacaccctggagcagGCGGCAGGGCTTCAGTACAACGGCCGTGTCCTGGAGATAAACACACGGAGCGAGGGGTTTGAAGGACGATACGGCTgccaaacacacaccaacaaccaGCTCATCTCCGCCTGGATACAGGTTCACTCacaag agtttgAGTGGCGCTTCAGTGAGTGGAGTGTGTGCAGCGCGAGCTGTGGGAACCGAGGGTCTCAGGTCCGAAAGGCTCAGTGTGTGGATGCAGACGGTCAGGAAACAAACCCGGCGTACTGCCAGAACCGACCCAAACCAGTGACCAAACCTCGGCCTTGCAATGTCCAGAACTGTCCACCGAG CTGGGCGTCCACTGTTTGGTCAAGGTGCTCATCGTGGTGTGGCGGGGGTGTGCGGCAGCGGCAGGTGTGGTGTCAGCGTGTGGAGGCCAGCGGTACAGTGAGGGTCCGAcccagtgaggagtgtgggggaAGCTCTCGGccggaggagagagaggagtgtgtgtctgagaccTGCGCTGAGTGGGTGACGGGATCATGGGGACAG TGTTCTGGCCGCTGTCTCGGTCCAGCAGTGTCCACTCAGAGACGAACGGTGTTCTGCAGAAATCTGAACGCGTCCAACTCTAACCCCAACTGTGACATCAAACAGAG GCCGTCCTCAGTGAGAAACTGCACGTCTGAGATGTGCGATGTCCACTGGCGTGTGTTGCCATGGCGACGCTGCACGGCGTCCTGCGGCAGCGGCTTCCAGTCGCGCAAAGTGGAGTGCATCCACCGCGACAACAACAAGACCCTCCCCGACCTGCACTGCGCCTGGCAACCGCGCCCCGTCACCTGGCAACACTGCAACATCACTTCCTGCGGCG GTGAGTGTAAGGACACGACACATTACTGCGAAGTGGTGAAGAGACTGAAGCTGTGCCCGGTCGAGCCGTACACACAGCGCTGCTGCCAGTCCTGCTCACACAGCGCCTCCTAG